The sequence CCTTTTCCAGGTGATTCTTTAGCCTTAGCAAATGATGAGCCAATCATTACCGCATCTGCACCAGCCGCAAATGCCTTACATACATCCCCACCTACCGACATCCCCCCATCAGTGATAATCGGAACATATCTTCCTGTTTGTTTATAATAGAAATCTCTTGCCGCGGCACAATCAACCGTGGCACTAACCTGGGGAACTCCTATGCCTAATACTCCACGAGTTGTGCAGGCGGTTCCAGGACCTACTCCAACTAATAAACCATCAATGCCAGTACTCAGAATCTCAAGACTGGCTTCGTAAGTAACACAATTACCCACGATTAATGGAATGGATAATTTCTTTTTTAATTCTTTAAAGTTTAAAAAAGGTTTATCTTTTGAGATATATTTTGCTGTGGTTACAGTTGATTGAACAACAAATATATCTGCTCCTGCATCTTGAGCAATTTGAGCGAATCTTTCTGCTCGTTGTGGAATTGAGGACACGGCGGCAATAGCGTTTGCCGATTTAATTTCTTTTATCCTCTTTTCAATCAACTCTTCTTTAATAGGTTCTTCATATATCTGTTGAAGGATATTAGTTGCTTCTTCTGGAGGGGCAGAGACAATTTTATCAATAACACTTTTCGGATTCTCATATCGAGTTTGAATGCCTTCTAAGTTTAAAACTGCCAAACCACCTAATTTACTCATTTCAATAGCAAATTCTACATCTACGACTCCATCCATTGCCGCGGCAATAATCGGAATCTCAAATTTTAAATTCCCTAATCTAAAATGAATATCAACATCATCCGGGTCAATAGTTACAACGCCAGGTGCTATAGCGATTTCATCAAATCCATAGCATCTTCGCGCCTTACGGCCTCTTCCTATCCACAAACCCATTCTAAACACCCTCCTTTGAATTTATTATTTTAAGTATACAAGATTTATTGTTATTCGTCAAGAAAAATTTTAACAATTATTGTAATTTCTTAAAAGTTCCTGGTGATTTCTTTAGTTTATAACTATAGACAGAGAATAGAGGTCAGAAGATAGAAGTCTATCTTCTGTGTAACTATTCACCCTGTAGGAAAGTAGGAGAGTAGGGAAGTAGGAAAGGGAAAGAAAATGGTAAGCGTTCAGGTGTCAGGTATCAGCCTTCAGCCAGAACCAGAAAAGTTCGTAGTAACCATTATGTTAGTTATGCTGAAACCACCCCTAAAGCGGGTTATTAAAAACTGATACCTGACGGCTGAACGCTTACAATTTATGAGGAAATGAAGTATAGTTGTAATAGGTCAGTACAGGTCGAAAGTTTTTGTTGACATAGGATAAAATTTCTGCTAAAATGTCATCAGAAGATGCAAAAATGAATAAATACACAAAACGCTCAGAAAGCAAATTCGTATCCGTAGCAGTAAAACAGATGAAGAATCCTTTTATTTATGGAGAAGAGGTTTCTGGAAACGCCTTTTGTAACCGAAAAGATGAAATCGCTGAACTGGTAAAAGATATCGAAAATGGAGAAAATATAATTATTTTCTCTCCCAGACGATATGGAAAAACTTCTCTTATTAAGGAAGTGATTAGAAATCTTCAGAATAGACCTTTTCTCATTGCCTATATTGATTTGTATCCGGCTATCACAAAAGAAAAGTTTATAGAAGTTTATGCTCGAGCTTTAAGTCAGAGTATTAAGGGTAAAATTGAAGTAGTTATGGAAAGGATAAAAGAACTATTACCACGTTTGCTTCCTAAGATAGTAATTCGACCTGATAATTTGCCAGAGGTTGAATTTGAATATGATAAAACTACCAATATTAGCCCAATATTAGATGATTTACTCACCGCGGTTAAGAAAGAAGCGGATAGAAGAGGAATGAATGGTGTGGTGGTTTTTGATGAATTTCAAGAGATTGCTAATTATGGGGATGATGAAATAGAGAAAAAGATGCGCTCTGTATTTCAATCTCATCGAAATGTAAGTTACATCTTTATGGGAAGTAAACACCATCTAATGTTTGATATGTTTTACAATCTCAACAGGCCTTTTTATAAAAGTGGCAAGCACTTCCCATTGGGAAAAATAGAAAAAGGTAATCTTATTTCGTTTATTAAATACCACTTCAAAAGAAGCCAGATTCAGATAGAAGACAAAACCATAGAAAAAATCGTAGAAATCTCTGAATGCCATCCTTATTATACTCAATATCTCTGCCATATTTTATGGGATGAATATAGCGACCAGGTAAAAGTAGAAGAAAAGAGTGTTGCTCTGGCTCTTTTGGGATTGCTTAAGAAAGAATCAACCCTTTTTGCCACTATTTGGGATACCTTGACTCTAAAACAAAAACAGGTTCTGGCAGGTTTAAGTCAACAAGAAAAGGCAGAAGTATTCTCAACTGATTTCTTAAGAAGATATAATCTGGGAGCACCTTCAAGTGTTCAAAAGGCACTCAAGGGACTAATGGAAAAAGAACTAATAGAAAAGGAAAATGGCCAATACATAATTTGTGATATCTTTTTCAAACGCTGGATATTAGAGCAAGCAAAGCGTTAATTATCCAACTGGCGTAACGCTAATTGGATAATCCAGGCTATGTTTAGAATTGACATCTATATAATTCTATGATATATTTGAAATGGTAAGAAAAGTTAATTTTTTTTAATTTTACTAAAGTTTTTTTAAATAAATGTCGATTAAAAAAGGAGGGGAGATAAAATTATGGTAGTAAATCCAATTACATTAACACCAAAAGTAACTGAGGTAAATGGGGTCAAATCCAAAGGGATAGAGAATGATTCTGCACTGGCAGATAAAGTATCTATCTCTTCTCAGGCAAGAGGGATTCAACAGGAAAGGGTTGAAGCAAAAGAATTAGCAAAAAAGATAATGGTTGCCAGCCCTGATATTCGTCAGGAAAAAATCTCAAAGGTCATCGAACGACTGAATAGTCATTCTCTCACAAAAGAAGAGATAATAGAGGGGGTTGCCGAGCGAATGGCACGGATGATAGGCATCGGCTTAAGTTAATGACCTAAAATAGGCCTTTTTCACTAATTCATTTTGGAATAGAAATTTTCTCTCGCAAAGACGCAAAGTTCGCAAAGATTATAATTTATTGCTGTGCGTTCTTTGCGCCCTGGCGAGAAATTTAATCTTTATGCCTTTCTCCCGTAACTATTCAGCACGAAGGGTACGGAGAGCACGAAGTGAAATTTGATGAATTATCGAATAGAGTCATTGGATGCGCTATAGCGGTGCATCGAACTCTTGGGCCAGGTTTGCTTGACACCGTGAAGAGTGATAATTCACAATTCACAATTGACAATTCACCATTCACCATTATTAAGGAAATTTAGGGAAGAAATTGTGAATTGTGAATGGTGAATTGTGAATGGTGAATAGTTACTTTCTCCCACCAATAACTGACCGATTACTCCGTGCTAATCCGTGTCTATCAGTGGCTGAATAATTGCATTATTTATTCTATTATTGGTGGGCGATTAACATAGATTTTGATTTCTTTTTCGTCTTCGCCACCTTTACCATCATTTACTTTGAAGATTATCCGGTAGATTCCATTCTGGGCATTGGTGGGACGCCAGCTGAAGATTTTAGTCATTTCAGAAAAATATGCTCCTTCAGGTAAAGGTGAGGTAGTATATCCTAACAAATCACCATCTTCATCCTCAGCCGAAATATTAAACTGCAATAATTCATTGGTATTTATAATTATCTCTTGTTTGGGTAGAGATAATTTTGGTGGTATATTTCTATCGAGCACCGTTATTGTCCAATTCTGGAGTGTCATTGATGTTCCGTCGGTTATACTTAAAATAAGTCTTTTAACCCCGGCCTCAGTCGCAGATGGTGTATATGTCCAGGAATTAGTCTTCGATTTTTCCACACCATCTAATTTCCAGCTGTATCTTAATACATTATCATTAGAATCTGAGGCATATACCTCAAAGGTCATTGCCTCTCCTTCAAATATCGTAGGAGATAAATCCACCGGGGAATAAGACCAGATTATTGGTACCGGGTTAAATGTCATAAATTGCCATTTGACTGGTTTTTGCAGATTATTCCCTGACATATCGCAGGCTTGTTTTGAAACACTGATGGTATATTTTGTATTGCCGTATAAATCAGACAATGGCTTAAAAATAAGTTTATTTGCCTCCCAGGTAAAAGTGCCAGTGGTAGGCGGGTTAATGGAAAATGCCCCTATTATGGATTTATTATCCATTTTTTCATTAAAGGTAAGTGTAATAACTGTCTCTGGAGAAATATTTTCCCCCACTGGAGTATAATCTATTATCTCCGGTAAAACAGTATCTTTCGCTATCCCTATATATGGAGTCGAAGGCATAGATTTATTACCATAAATATCACAGACAACAAATCTGTAATAGTATGGTAAATTATTCACCAGGTCTGTATCAAGATAGGTGTTTTTTTTTATTTCATCGGCAATAAGGTTTCCTATGTTATCTTTGACAATCGAGCGGTAGATTTGAAGATGTGAGAATGTTTTTTCCGGTGGATTTTGCCAGGCTAATTGTAATTTACTA is a genomic window of bacterium containing:
- a CDS encoding flagellar biosynthesis anti-sigma factor FlgM, whose translation is MVVNPITLTPKVTEVNGVKSKGIENDSALADKVSISSQARGIQQERVEAKELAKKIMVASPDIRQEKISKVIERLNSHSLTKEEIIEGVAERMARMIGIGLS
- a CDS encoding GuaB3 family IMP dehydrogenase-related protein, with amino-acid sequence MGLWIGRGRKARRCYGFDEIAIAPGVVTIDPDDVDIHFRLGNLKFEIPIIAAAMDGVVDVEFAIEMSKLGGLAVLNLEGIQTRYENPKSVIDKIVSAPPEEATNILQQIYEEPIKEELIEKRIKEIKSANAIAAVSSIPQRAERFAQIAQDAGADIFVVQSTVTTAKYISKDKPFLNFKELKKKLSIPLIVGNCVTYEASLEILSTGIDGLLVGVGPGTACTTRGVLGIGVPQVSATVDCAAARDFYYKQTGRYVPIITDGGMSVGGDVCKAFAAGADAVMIGSSFAKAKESPGKGYHWGMAMPHRNLPRGTRIYVGTASKLEEILYGPAHLDDGSQNLVGALRTAMGMCGAKNIREMQLVELIIAPAIKTEGKIFQKAQRIGMGK
- a CDS encoding ATP-binding protein, yielding MNKYTKRSESKFVSVAVKQMKNPFIYGEEVSGNAFCNRKDEIAELVKDIENGENIIIFSPRRYGKTSLIKEVIRNLQNRPFLIAYIDLYPAITKEKFIEVYARALSQSIKGKIEVVMERIKELLPRLLPKIVIRPDNLPEVEFEYDKTTNISPILDDLLTAVKKEADRRGMNGVVVFDEFQEIANYGDDEIEKKMRSVFQSHRNVSYIFMGSKHHLMFDMFYNLNRPFYKSGKHFPLGKIEKGNLISFIKYHFKRSQIQIEDKTIEKIVEISECHPYYTQYLCHILWDEYSDQVKVEEKSVALALLGLLKKESTLFATIWDTLTLKQKQVLAGLSQQEKAEVFSTDFLRRYNLGAPSSVQKALKGLMEKELIEKENGQYIICDIFFKRWILEQAKR